CCGATCCGCTCGCGCCCGGCCCATCCCTCCGCCTGACGGGCCAGGACCTGATAGAGAGGCTCGCCCCGGACCGGTAGCTCCTGCACGGCCTCGGCGCCCGGATTCGAGGTTCGAATCAGGAGGAAAACCCCACGGTCCACCCGATCCAGGAAGGGCTGTAAGGAGTCGGGGCCCAGGAACGGGCTCAGCGTCACGGCGTCCGCCCGCAGGACCTCGAAGGCGAACCGCGCGTAGGCCTCCGCAGTCCACCCGATGTCGCCGAACTTCCCATCCAGGATCACCGGGATCTCTGGTGGGATCACCGCCCGGATCGCCCGCAGGGTCTCCAACCCGGAGGTCCCCAGGGCGAGGTAGAAGGCCAGGTTGGGCTTGTAGGCGGCGGCGAACTCCGCGGTGGCCTCCACCACCCAGCGCACGAAGGCCACGATCGGATCCGGATGCCGGCGCGCCCATGCGGGGAGGCGCTCCGGCACCGGATCCAGCCCGATGCACAGGCCCAGCCCCGAGGGGCCGGTTCGCTCCCGCAACCGGTCGAAGAATGCCATAGCGACGCCCCCTCTTAAGCCTTGCCCAGCACAGCGGCCAGCAGGGCCATCCGGATGTAGAGGCCGTTGGCCACCTGGCGGAAATAGGCCGCCCGCGGATCCCGGTCCACCGCCGGGTCGATCTCCCCCACCCGGGGCAGCGGATGCATGACGATCATCCGCTCCTTAGCCCGCTTCATCAGCTCCGGAGTGATCACGTAATAGTTCTTCACCTGCTCGTAGGCGTTGAGATCCGTGAAGCGCTCCTTCTGCACCCGGGTCACATAGAGCACATCCACATCCTCGATCACGTCGGCCACGTCGTAGGTCTCATAGACCGGGATTCCCTTCGCCCGCACCTCGTTCATCAGGTCCAGAGGCAGGCGCAGGATCTCCGGCGAGACGAAGGACAGGCGCACGTCATACATCGTGAGCAGCTTGGTCAGGGAATGGACCGTGCGCCCGAAGCGGAGGTCCCCCACCATGGCGATGTGGAGGCCGTCGATGCGGCCCAGCTCCTCCTGGATGGTGAAGAGATCCAGCAAGGCCTGGGTGGGATGTTCCCCGATGCCATCGCCGGCGTTGATCACTGGGACCTCCGCCACATCGGCGGCGATCTTCGCCGCGCCCACCTCGGGGTGGCGCAGGACGATGACGTCGGAATATTGCTCCAGGGTCTTGATGGTGTCAGGCAGGGACTCGCCCTTGGCCACTGAGGAGAACTGGACGCCCTGGGTGATGGGGATGACGGCCCCGCCCAGGCGCTCCATGGCAGCGATGAAGGAGGAGCTGGTGCGGGTGCTGGGCTCGTAGAAGACGCAGGCCATCACGTAGCCCTTGAGGAGATCGCAGGCGCCCACGCGGCGGACCAGCTCCCGCATCTCCTCCGCTACATCGAAGAGATAGGCCAGGTTCTCCCGATTGAATTGGGAGACCGAGAGGATGTCCTGCATGTAGAAGCCGTTGTTCGGGTTCACCGGCTCGCGCGAAACCGCGCCGTCGAACTGGAACAGGCGAGGTCGGGTCACCATCATCCACCTCCTTTCAAATGGATTTCCCGGGAATGCGTTTGGATACCTGCGGATGCGACATCGTTCCGCGCGGCAGCGAACAGAGCCGTTTCATGCCGGTGCGCTCGCTTCCGTTCACAGATCCGCGAAGAGCACCCGCCCGGAGCCCGGGGGCGCGCGGACCTCTCCGTCTTCAAAGGCCACCCGTCCCTCCAGGACGGTGCGCCGCACCCGGGCCCGCACCGTCATCCCCTCGAAAGGGGTCCACCCGCATTTCGTGAAAAGGCCCTCCCGGGAGATCACCCAGGGCCCACCCCATTCGATCTCCACCCACGTCTCCGGGGGCTCCAGCAAGCCGTAGATCCGCCGGGGCCCGGTGGCGGTCAGGCGGACCACATCGGCCAGCTCCAGCCGTCCTTCGGCGACGGCGGTGAGCAGCAACGGCAGCATGGTCTCCAGGCCCGGCACGCCTGGGGGTGGGTTCTCCCCCTGCTTCTCCGCGATCGTGTGCGGCGCGTGGTCGGTGGCCACGGCGTCGACGATGGCGAGGTTCGCCCACAACGCCTCCTGATCCGCCCGCGAGGCCAGGGGCGGGCGCATCTGCCCGAAA
The nucleotide sequence above comes from Thermoflexus hugenholtzii JAD2. Encoded proteins:
- the pyrB gene encoding aspartate carbamoyltransferase, with product MQDILSVSQFNRENLAYLFDVAEEMRELVRRVGACDLLKGYVMACVFYEPSTRTSSSFIAAMERLGGAVIPITQGVQFSSVAKGESLPDTIKTLEQYSDVIVLRHPEVGAAKIAADVAEVPVINAGDGIGEHPTQALLDLFTIQEELGRIDGLHIAMVGDLRFGRTVHSLTKLLTMYDVRLSFVSPEILRLPLDLMNEVRAKGIPVYETYDVADVIEDVDVLYVTRVQKERFTDLNAYEQVKNYYVITPELMKRAKERMIVMHPLPRVGEIDPAVDRDPRAAYFRQVANGLYIRMALLAAVLGKA